The genomic DNA TGAACAGATTGATAAATTGTAAACTTTTCAGGGGAAAACAATAATTAGTCCAAGCTCTTCAATTATTAACGTGAGCCTTGATGAGTCTTTTTCAAATGTGATTCTGAATGACTTTGATTTTGTAAAGTTGATTTGAACAAAAATGACTCAGAAGTGGATtgatttgagtttgaattttttacatTCAAGTTAATTTGATGTAGAACTTGGTGTAAATTTTTTCAACCCAAGCAAAACTAATATTAACATGTAATAAccatatatgatatttttaagcaaaaatcaCATTTTCCCCATGCAAAATCAATTTAAGGACTATAAACACAAGAATCATCTATGATGGTGTAAAAAGAGCATGAGCTAAACTTGCTTGAGATACCATGCAAAATCAATTTAAGGACTATAAACACAAGAATCATCCATGATGGTGTAAAAAGAGCATGACATAAACTTGCTTGAGACACCAAAAGCTTCTCAAACaaaaaaggaacaaacacacaATTCCAACACAGAATTTGCACAATAACAGCCATACACTGACAAAACTTGAGAACAAATTACAACCtcaaaaagggagaaaaaatatcctaacaaataataattaataactgAATAGAAAGTTAAATATCAACCAAAAATCAGAACCTTGACAAATCAACCCTCCCGGATGAAAACAAtgaagggtctgtttggattgacttatctTAGCTTACTAATTGACAAAAACACTTTGTAAAGATATTCATAAgagtttatgaaaacagtttatgacatgcccataagctatttttagcttatttttataagctctccagaatagcttatgaaaacagtttaacaTCATTTTATTGTTGGCTATAttaataacttatacataagcacttatatgataatcaCTTATCCTGTAAGTatttaattaagctgtttatccaaaaatGATATAACTTAACAATTGATTTGATTCATATATACTATCGGTGTAAAAAGGTTTCAAACATGCATCCAATCATATATCAGTTCAAAAATTCCATATCAATTAACTCTTTAACAATCATCCATAACAATAACAAACATAAACACTAAACTCAAATAACAACAATCAAACCACACActaattccaaaacaaaaaatcaacataaaaatatcaaaatcataaattaattaattaaacaaaaaaaaacaccacataagaaaaaaaatcaaatttttatgaaatataagaaaaaatggaaagaaaaaaaaaatagaaacctGATCAGAATGATTATAGCATTTACGAGCATTGAAAGCAAGATGAATCCCTCTAGCCATATCTCTATCATACATAATCCTTCTTGATGGATCAGACAAAGTTTCATACGCCTCCTGCACCTGAATAAACCTCTTGGTATACTCTTCGACCCGATCCGGTGGTGAAACATCCGGGTGATACTTTCTTGCAAGTTGTTTATAAGCGCTTTTGATATCCATCAATGAACCGGATTCTGGTATGCCCAGAAGATCGTAGAAGCTCCGTTCCTCCGCCACAACCCCGTCGTTGAAGGTGGCTCTGAGCTTTGGGAAGGATGACCCGAATGAAATTCGGGTCATGGGTATGGTGGTGGGTCGGAAGGATAGTGAAGGAGGAGGTAGTGTTGGTGTGATGAAGCGATGATCGCTTCCAGGGATTGTTAAGCCGTAACAAcgcatttctctctctctctctctctcagacACACACTATTTTGTTCTCAATTGTATGATTTAAGGTTTatgtgttgtgttttttttttaagattaatccgtcttatatatatatatatatatatacatccgAGCGTGCACGCGCAACTATAGAGACGAAGAAGGTAAATCTCTCGAATAAGTACGATGATCGTACTATAAAGACGTAGAAAGTAGATCTTCTCGAGTAGGTATCATGATTGTGAGGAATGACGACACTATTTTCAAATACACACGTGCGCGCACGCGCAACTATAGAGACGTAAAAAGTAAATTTCTCGAGTAGGTATGATGATCGTAAGGAATGACGTAACTATTTTCAAAACACATGTGCATAACTATAGAGACGTAGAAAGTAAATTTCTTGAATAGGTATGATGATCGTAAGGAATGACGACACTATTTTTGAGATACACATAGAGATGTAAAAAGTAAATATCTCGAGTATGATGATCGTAAAAAATGCCGTAACTATTTTCAAGAAAAGTTGTATTCTTAGGTTGCATTTGACCCAAAGATTAAATTGGAAGATATGATTtatcatttcattttaattctatttgatttttttaatggaaataaTTAATGTGATTTAATCCACaaatcctagctcaactggtaaaatgtcgaaattgttaggtcggataccatgaccgaggttcgaaccccggtacctccacttatgtgtaaGTTtgtaatggctttgccatttcgtctatctatcaaaaaaaaattaacgtaatttattgaattattacttttttgagGGATGcttcaatgaatttttttctgtTTGGAAAGTGAGTATTACATATTTATTTGTTCTTATCCGATGTGATAAATTTtcgaaatgttttttttttggtcaagaaaatGCTTTTTATTAAGGTcttgaaaatatttgttatcTTGTATAATTTTATgtggttttgttttttctatttaattttttttgataagattAATTAATTTGTCCTTTTGTGTATTTGTTTTGTGGTGGTCGTTCCTATCTTTTCGGCAATAAACGATGGAAGAGGAAGACTTATGATTTGTGTTTTGTATTTTCCTAGGAGAAAACCTAacgtaaaataatatataaataaaaaaaaacagagaagaaaaaaaggagaaaacctAATAATCTATAGTCCTTTGATTCTTCgaattatatttttgtatagCTCGTTATAGCTATGCTCCTTAACTCTTCTCGATGATTACTAATTCAAACTCAGcatatgatattttctaaaacttTCAATTACCATATTTAAGAAATAGTCTTCGTTGTTGTGAGCGAATAATACCATATTTACatttagaaaattttaatgaagttttttttgttggagagGAAATTTTAAGTCAGTGACTATAAAACATTGATcggtgcatttttttttttttatggatttttgcACATTCTCTGTAATCTTGCATTTTAAcattttgagatatttttacgcgtaatttaatattttatcgtGTTTCTCTATTTTGGGCCTGATTTTAGTGCTGATgtaattttttgtattaattttcGTATTTAATGTGTTTAAACCTCAGTTCACCGTAGAATTTGAATAATGACATCCAAGATAATGTTACCAAGTGAtttgaaggaatttaaaataataaaagttgaataaaaagAAATAGCATGAAAACGAATAATATCCAAAAACTACatttcaagataaaaaaaaaaataataagcaaaTGACATccaaatattaacaaaatagtttatcatAATGTTAGGACTACAAAGGAAGCCTACATTGTGTTGGATCATCATATTAGGTTAAGAGTAGTGGTGGAAATAAGCTGGAGCGAGACAGGCTTTGCAAAGCCTAAACCtagcttttcaaaaattgtAAGGCCTAAGCTTGCCTTGCGGCTATCATAGGCTTATCTTTTAAGTCTGAGTTTTACCTTTTAAAAGTCTGATATGGCCTGCTAGcgtgtttaaaatattattttatatggaCGTCTTTAAATAAGTAATATGATCTAAGTTTAACATGAGTTTTTAGAGTATTTGGCCATATATTAtagtttaacatgaatttttagagaatttgGCCATATATtataggctaaattgcatttttggtccctttactatttaggtagtatcgctttggtcccttgactaaaattcgatttattttggtcccttaacttctctttgttacacattttggtcatttccgtttgttttaattcaaaaacgttagattttcttcattttcttctagaATTTTTatgggattcttgttgttgatggagatgatatgaagatgaaaaagaggagaagaagatgaagaaaaactaacgtttttgaattaaaactaacggaaatgaccaaaatgtgtaacaaagagaagttaagggaccaaaataaatcgaattttagttaagggaccaaaacgatactaactaaatagttaagggaccaaaaatgcaatttagcctatattatatcatatttcaattatagattataataattcatttaaatatacaaaaaaaaatgatgtatacTATTAAGCTTAATTATTAacaaatttctaaattaattcaaaattaaaatataatataaaaatattattaatatacaatattatttatatttacttaaGTAGACCGACCTGATAGGCGTAAGAGGCTTCTTGTATGGCCTTTGACGTGGTCTTTTTAGctaaatagatttttaaaaaagctTAAGTCTtctctatttaaaaataaagtctGGTCTGGCCTGTCGTAGGCTAGGACGTATGTCCCTGTAGGTCAGCCTGACCTATTCTCATCCTTAGCTAAGAGCAATCAAGCACGTGAAATTGACACCATATTTTCACTTAAAGTGTCTAATAAGCATGTATTTTGTCAATACTCATAATAAAACATCTGTTGTTTTCCATTTTCAGATCCCAAAAAAGACCAAAAGTGaaagaattttaaataatgGAGATtgaatgggaaaaaaaaaaaacatcaaaacgaAAGACATCTAAgaactaaaatttaagataaaaattgacaccacatcttcaCCCAAAATCTTAAGGCATTATGTTTATGCGTCATCTCAGTTATATTTTTCTAACAATTGAATCTTGCATCCAATAGAGAACTTGAATTTACATATGACACAGTAACATATCTCTCTAAAGTGTGAGACTCTCTGCATATGTGATATGTTAACATAGTCAGGTAAGGTTTGGTTGAGGCATAACATGGTAAAAAAGGTGGGTTGATGGTAGTTTCATGGATGaaagtttctttttattattatttttctacgAATGGAGGGTGGTTATTTCTTACattagaagagaaaaaataaattagaataaaaagaatatgaaaaaagaattttaaCATAAGACAAATGATAAGAGAAAAAACAAGGAGTGTGTCTGTGAGAGTATAAGGGATAGATTGAGTTGCCGGTAATTTTACGAGTTTgttgaaggaattgaatatttttggataattattttatcCGAAAGTtagaatcaacaaaaaaaaaaaacacgtcaTTTTAATAAGTATGTGTTTTGTCAACTCAGCATAACCCACCTATATTTTTTCGTTGTCAGATTCCACTAAAAATCAAAAGTGAAGGAAATGAAATAATggaggttgaataaaaataaaatagcaatAAAGGGAATGACAtccaataattaaaatttaatataaaaattaaacaaatgagatCTAAAAACTAACAAAGTTCATCATTAGTTTGGGACTACCGAGGGAACTTACACTTAGTATGATCACCACATTAGACTAGAAACTACACAAGTGAGGTTGATACCacatccttataaaaaaaactttaaggatgtgtttggtttgcaaaacagtaagtactggACAGAATAGTACAAGACAGGACAACACAACACAAGACAGAACAACacaagacaaatttttatggtattgaataatttcctgttttatatgatttttgggtGACGAAAtgctatttttgtattttagacaacttgtacttgtgacaaaaagttgtgatgtGGTTTGGCGAGGGACAAAAATTgcagtttttgtcctgtcccttgcctccagtttgtcctgtccCTGAAACTGTTTTACAAaccaaacactggacaactggagttgttctgtcctatccttcattttttatcaaatcaaacgcaccctaagGCATCATTATATAGGTCTTTTTACTGATATGTTGTTCGAATTCTACTATTCTATATAATATTGAACTTTAACTCAtacttgacacattaacatcttTTATTCAAGTGTGTGACTCTCCAAGTTTGTAATTATGTGACATAGCGAAAATAAGTCAAATGGAAGCACATATTCAAAAAGGTTGGTCGATGGTAGTTTCATGGAAGGAGacttacatatttttctttgatgaGAAGGGAGactaaaatttagaagaaacaaaaaataaatttgaaagagGAATTTGAACATGAGATGAGATAAGGGAAAAAGTAATATTGTGCATTTTGTTTGTGATAGTGTAAGAAATAGTGTAAATTGTTGGTATTTTTATAGGTTTGTTGAAGAAGTTTTAGATTTTcgattaattgttttagcaaaaatttagacgcaattaaaaaaacatcacataattttaaatatgtaacaaatatgtattttgtcaacttaACATAACACTTCTGcaatttttaattgtcacatgcCACCAAAGATCAAAAGTGAAGGAATCTGAAATAACAGGGGTTGAATACAAAAATATGCATGAaaacaaatgacatccaaaaactaaatttaaagataaaaaattaaacaaatgatatctaaaaactaaaacaaaaaaaaaacagctcaaCATAATGTTGTGACTTCTGGGGGATTGACACATCATCTTTATCCTATACGTTAAGGAATTAGGTATAAGggtatataatttaaattttctttgacATTTACTCTTGCATTAAATGAAAAACTTTAACTAATACTTGACATACTAACATTTCTTCCTTAAGTATGAGACTCTTTGCATATGTGATCTACCATCATGAACCACTCCAGCTTCCCCCACAAATTTGAATCGAGCTATATTTCCATCTTTGGGCCTTTCGAGGGAGCCAACACTTGTGTGAGTTGACTCATAGACAGATAGCAACCACACAAATGAGAATGATATCACATTTTCATCCAatattttaaggcactgagtGTATGAGTTTTTCACTTATATGTTATTCAACCTTCACTCTTCCACTCAATGTTGGACTGTAGCCGACACTTGATACACCACAAGATTATCTTTGTCATGTTTGACGAAATTCTAGCTCGTGCTTAGCACTGATATCCATACTAGTTTTCTAAAACTTTCAATTACCACATTCAAGAATTAGTCTCTACTGTTGCGAGCGAATAATACCCAATTTACACTTAGAAAATTtcaatgaagtttttttttttgtcggagAGGAAATTTTAAATCAGTGACTAAAACATTGATCAGTGCATTTTTTTTACGGGTTTTTGCACATTCTCTATAGTCTTGCATTTTGAcattttgagatatttttacgcgtaatttaatatttcattgtgTTTCTATATTTTGGGCCTGATTTTAGCGCTGAtgtaatttttgtatttaatgtgTTCAAACCTCAGTTCACCGTAGACCATAACCTTGGTTGCAGTTATCCGATTAAGACGTGTAAATAGGTGTTGGAAAGATGAGAAATAGAGCTACAACATTCATGCTTGACTCAAAGCCCAATTTGGAGGTTTTGCtagtaaaaaaatgtgaatctCTGAAGCACCAAAGCTGACCGCGGGTTTTTGGATCACTTaacctctttctctttctttccattttctttcagttttcttgcctttttttttgcTTGATCACACACAACACACTATTTGTCTCTCCTTTTCCATTGCTCAACCAATATAAATCACAAttaaaacagaagaaaaaaatctattCAATTCTCACCCATTTATATTCACAGAACAAAACaaatgttttgttgtttttgattctTGAAAATGGAATTATTTTTTGAGATACCCAGAAAAATAACTAGGGTTTATCGAGAGAAAAGTGAAGTGGGTTTAATTTAAATCAAGTTTCAATTTTCGGTTTAAGAGAGAaagcttcttttttgttttatgataCTGGAATTCAACAGAACCTGTATAAACGAAGGTTGACGGTGCGACGAGGCAAGTTAATGGCAGGTGATGTCGAATTGCAGATAGAAGAAGGAATGGGAAGAAACACTGTTTCACTTTCTCAATAGTCagtttttgttctgttttttgtAAACAAAGTCTTGAACACGTGGCGTAATCTGGTGTATTAGAGATAACGGACAGACGAGATTTGTTGAATGGCACCTGCCTTTGGCGCCATAAACAATTTGTTTTATGAAGGATCTtggaataaaataattaaaaggacACCACTTGATTGATTCTTCAAGACATCAAAAAGTCTTAGAACCGGCTATGATATACCCCACAACATGGGGTTGACGAATTGAAGAACCTGAGGGAATTCCTTCGTAGGAATATCATATAAGAAGATTTAATTGATTAGTTACAAAACATTGACATGTTATGCTATGCATTTGTCCTTTAAACAGAATATAATATGGAATTTCCGTTAATGATTGGTTACTCGAGAATGACATGTTTTATATAAGATATGCCGCACAAAGCATAATAAGTCTAACGACgctttttgctaaaaaaataagtctAATGACGCTTTCTTGAATTTAATGATTGATTTATAGTTATTGCTGTTAGAATGACTTTCCAGGAAATAATCGGACAGTCAAACttaaaaacagaaacaaatctttcaaaaaaaaaaaaactcaggaATGACATCGACAGTATCTAAGATTCAATCTATTTATATAAACACAAATCACTCCTAAGCTACCAATCATTTTACAAGTGCTAGAAAGCTTAGAGCTTCATATAGACAGTTTAAGAGAAAAATACTGCCAATTTCTGAGCCCTTAACCACATTGTTCGCTTTCTTTTCTTATCCTAAGCtgaactaaaaacaaatcaaCTCGTAATTATAATGTATGCAGAACAACACTTCATGGCAAGTTATTTGGCAGCGGTCAGCGACTAGACCAGTTGGCGGAGAGACCAGATTATATTAGGACGTTcgaccctaaaaaataaataagataaatataaCACAAAGAACTTCCAAGAACAGACTTCACAGAATCATCCGGTGAAGTCGTGAAGAGAACTCACAGCTGCTTATTTGATCATCATATCCAATGCATAACCTAACCAGAAAAACAGAAACCGGGAAAGAGAGTGGGAagagtggaagaaaaaaaaggcgGGAAACCTTAAGATGTGATtcacaaacacaaacataatGTCTATGTCCTCAAGAAAGGAAAAATCCTAGAGTTATCCAGCATCTCTCATCACCGTACTTCGCCCGGCTCCTCTAAAGTGAGCTCTCACTTTAGAGGACAAAGTAAAATAGTACAACcattaatgagaaaaaaaaatcaactgtCGATATTTTAACACAATCAGGATTTGCAATAGTGCAATAcatacaaatacaaaatattatcaACAGTTGATTTATGGTTGAAAAATGAGATCACTTACTTTACTTTATCCTCCAAAGCAAATTGATCAAAAGAGCTAAAACTATTGGCAACAACCTTATATTTTAGGGCAAGGATCCTCTAAAGTGAGTAAAGTATAAAGTGAGAAAATCAACTCCGGATTGTTATGATGTACCCACAATATATACCTTTAATTTGGTTAATTAACAGTTGATATTGCTAACTTTACACTCAAAAGTGAGTTGCTCACTAGAGTTGCACAGAATTGCGATTGCAATAAGTGAAATATGGAAGCATCATTGTGAACATGAAAAcgaaaaaaactaaataaaagagCTACAAGGCTGATGAGATTATATAAAGGCTGCAACTATGCATACAAGTGTTACTGAAGACCCTACATATATAGCTTAACAACCCAATAGTTTCAGGGAGAATTACCTGTTGAAATCATTTGCATTTCAGCATTTACTTAAAGAATATAAGTCAGCCAATTGCTCAAACACTACATGACGCAACTCATTGCAGCAACATCCAGGTTCAGTTGACCTTATATCGAAGCTTTACCTAACCATGACAATTGCttggaaaaaagaagaaaaggaaaaggggaaaaaaagaagaagaaaaaaaggaaaaaaaagagaaaaaaatgcaGTGATTAATGCACACACTGAAACATAATACAAAGTTAAGCAGCTCTCATTGCTCCCAACACTTATCGgagggaaaaaaaataagacatgCTCTGAACCATAGAGCATCAGAATCTGACTGCATACCTTCATTTATACAAGAGAAAATCAACCCAGCAAAACTGTATCTCAAAGCTCCAATAGATTTCAATGTGAATATAACCTGCATTTGTTTTGGGTATAAACATGCCCACCGTACCACAGAACATGAGTAAATGAAATGGAACCTGCGGTGGGCCACAAAAGAATGTGGCTCGCAACCATGATCATCACTAGTAGATTCAGTTTAAACATTATTTCTACCCTAGGCCCAAAAAGTTTTAGATGTATAAAAGGGTCTCTCcgttaatataattataatttctGAAGGACTAGAAACCAAGAATATTCAGATTCTAccagattttaaaaataaacataaagacCCAAGATAGCAAATTGTGGcatctttaattaaaaaagaacagTATAGTTAAAATAACATTCCAACATACATCAATCAACCAGTAAAAGAAGCATGATATAGTGTTGCATGGTTGATCATAACAAAAGCAGGTCATTTCTTGAAACCTTAAATCACACCAACAGCTGTGGAATTCTACATCTGACTTTTTCCAACCCAACCtgcaaaaagaaataaacaatCGAAGATGTTCATAAGCCAGCAGAGAATATTCTTGGGACCCAATCAAATACTCTCTAAGCATCCTGTGGTAATAGCACTTTGCCTAAGAGGAACAGTCTATGTTGCATCCTTAATTAGAATATGCTATTATCCCATAATCATTAACAGGTGCAAAAATCTTCAACCATAAACAAAACCATAATCTGTGCAGTGCTTTTTCTGGTAAGATTATGCTCTAGTGACGATAAATCATATCAGCATCCAGTAATGCATCTTCTCTGATCAGCCTTTAAAAGCAAGGAAATTTGATTATCCTCTTTTTTTAAGTACTCCTCGTTTGAGGTGAAATAACAGAAATCTATACTTATAGCTATGTTGTTGTCAAAAGCCAGGTAGAAACTTTGAAATCATTGAGATCCACCACTCCTGTAAAGCACACAGAAAGCAACTTAGTTTTAATAATAAACAGGTAAGTAATCAAATTTGTTCTATAATTAACATTATTAGCTATTTACCAGGGCGAGGTTGCTTAACATTTCCCACTTCTGACTTCTTCCACGCATTTCCACCCTGCATCAAAGAATAAATAAGCTGAGATTTGGCAACATCTAACCTTTTACATGATTAATGTCAATGTTCAACAGTAGGACTTGCCATACCTGAGTTATCATCAGCTCCTGCATTTTCAGTCCACCCATTGAACTTTGTGTTCTCATTCTCAGAAATCAGTATCCCATTGGCATTCATGTTTGTTAAGTCCTTCACATTTAAAATTGGTTCCTGTGTGGCATTTTCAAGATGTTTTGAATTTCCTTCACTTGTACCATTTTCTCCATCACTCATATGGGGCTTATCACCTGCAGATCCAGaaccaaatttt from Medicago truncatula cultivar Jemalong A17 chromosome 8, MtrunA17r5.0-ANR, whole genome shotgun sequence includes the following:
- the LOC25501791 gene encoding chaperone protein dnaJ 20, chloroplastic, giving the protein MRCYGLTIPGSDHRFITPTLPPPSLSFRPTTIPMTRISFGSSFPKLRATFNDGVVAEERSFYDLLGIPESGSLMDIKSAYKQLARKYHPDVSPPDRVEEYTKRFIQVQEAYETLSDPSRRIMYDRDMARGIHLAFNARKCYNHSDQVSEQKGEWKSRWQSQLDGLKRRSDSKVMDGAENTSWAARIRQQRGGL